The following are encoded in a window of Diorhabda sublineata isolate icDioSubl1.1 chromosome 3, icDioSubl1.1, whole genome shotgun sequence genomic DNA:
- the LOC130441338 gene encoding translational activator of cytochrome c oxidase 1 produces MLNRIFTKSFLTDICICNIFVPKRLAGHSKWANIRHIKGAKDAEKARVFTKLGRQIKVAFQEGGSADPKRNLQLSQVLEQAKRMNMPTATVQSILKSCESDKSQNKKYLLEIKGPGSCFILCELYTNQLHISKMAISTILKKHQSKFSEGGGLHLFDEKGRIEAEHQSMINKSQGEILELATDHAIESGAEDVTVIENNLLQFTCGKTNLTRVVTELEKIGYKVNSAEIEYVPLKLQDLQDFELDHCQKLYEKLENLPEVVRLVDNIA; encoded by the exons ATGTTGAACCGAATATTTACCAAATCATTTTTAACTGATATTTGTATTTGCAATATATTCGTACCTAAAAGGCTTGCGGGGCATTCAAAATGGGCAAATATCCGCCACATAAAAGGAGCGAAAGATGCAGAAAAAGCCAGAGTTTTTACAAAGCTAGGAAGGCAGATAAAAGTAGCTTTTCAAG AGGGAGGATCAGCTGATCCCAAACGAAACTTGCAATTGAGTCAGGTTTTGGAGCAAGCAAAGAGAATGAACATGCCTACAGCCACAGTGCAGAGTATATTGAAAAGTTGTGAAAGTGATAAAtcccaaaacaaaaaatatctccTAGAAATAAA GGGACCAGGAAGCTGTTTCATTTTATGTGAACTATATACCAATCAGTTACATATATCAAAAATGGCAATTagtacaattttaaaaaagcatCA GTCAAAGTTCAGTGAGGGAGGCGGCTTACATTTATTTGACGAAAAAGGACGAATAGAAGCTGAACACCAGTCTATGATTAATAAATCCCAAGGAGAAATTTTAGAGCTAGCAACAGATCACGCAATAGAATCGGGTGCAGAAGATGTAACAGTGATAGAAAACAATTTACTCCAATTTACCTGCGGTAAAACGAATTTAACCCGAGTGGTTacagaattagaaaaaataggTTACAAAGTTAATAGTGCTGAAATTGAGTATGTTCCTTTAAAATTACAAGATTTACAAGACTTCGAACTAGATCATTGTCAgaaattgtatgaaaaattagaaaatttacctGAAGTTGTGAGGCTGGTAGATAATATTGCCTAA